A portion of the Polaribacter cellanae genome contains these proteins:
- a CDS encoding IS1634 family transposase, whose protein sequence is MFIRQKRNKLGSVSVQIISKSHGKYKVVKSFGSSSIPETISSNVQKAKQEIRRLESNPSLFMLEKDILLESFLSEVGNAQIRTIGPELVFGKIFDHIGFNTISEELFRHLVIARLAFPLSKLKTIEYLYRYQGISLEISSVYRFLDKLNDELKDTVEQISFAHTKRISNNNIGIVFYDMTTLYFEASDEDDLRKTGFSKDGKHSNPQIFLGLLVGLEGYSIGYDVFEGNIYEGHTLIPTIEKISKKFNLSKPVVVADAGLLTSRNIGILLENGYEFILGARIKNESGEIKTKIFESNLKNNEFAVIDKSEDVKLIIAHSDKRAKKDGHNRKKGLERLEKKIKTGKLTKSSINNRGYNKYLKIEGEIKVTIDRDKFEKDKKWDGLKGYITNCSLNSEEIINNYKNLWHIEKAFRMSKTDLRIRPIYHRKRKRIEAHICLSFVAYSIYKELERVLKIEKYPLSVEKAAELTHNMYQIEIILPESLHTKNINLKMDENQKELIEIIDKFY, encoded by the coding sequence ATGTTTATAAGGCAAAAGAGGAACAAGTTGGGTAGCGTTAGTGTTCAGATTATATCCAAATCTCACGGAAAATATAAAGTCGTAAAATCTTTTGGCAGTTCTTCAATACCCGAAACTATTTCAAGCAATGTACAAAAAGCTAAACAGGAAATTCGCCGTCTGGAATCCAATCCAAGTTTGTTCATGTTGGAAAAGGATATTTTGTTGGAGTCCTTTTTGAGCGAAGTCGGAAATGCACAGATACGTACCATTGGCCCAGAACTGGTCTTCGGTAAGATCTTTGACCATATTGGCTTCAACACCATAAGCGAAGAGCTTTTTCGGCATTTGGTCATTGCCCGATTGGCTTTTCCCCTGAGTAAGCTTAAAACCATTGAATATCTTTACCGTTATCAAGGAATCAGTCTTGAAATAAGTTCGGTCTATCGTTTTTTAGACAAACTGAACGACGAATTGAAGGACACTGTCGAGCAAATCTCTTTTGCCCACACAAAGCGTATTTCAAACAATAATATCGGCATTGTGTTTTACGATATGACCACGCTTTACTTTGAGGCCAGCGATGAAGACGATTTGCGTAAAACAGGCTTTAGCAAAGACGGAAAGCACAGTAATCCCCAAATATTTTTGGGCCTGTTGGTCGGTCTTGAAGGTTATTCCATTGGCTATGATGTTTTTGAAGGTAATATATACGAAGGGCATACCCTGATTCCAACTATTGAAAAAATCAGCAAAAAGTTCAATCTATCAAAACCAGTCGTAGTGGCCGATGCAGGCCTGTTAACTTCCAGAAACATCGGAATACTTCTAGAAAACGGCTACGAGTTCATACTTGGTGCAAGAATCAAAAACGAATCCGGTGAGATCAAGACAAAAATTTTCGAATCGAATTTGAAAAACAACGAATTTGCCGTAATAGATAAATCCGAAGATGTAAAACTGATCATTGCCCATTCTGACAAAAGAGCTAAAAAAGATGGGCACAATCGCAAAAAAGGACTGGAAAGATTAGAGAAAAAGATAAAAACAGGCAAACTTACCAAATCGAGCATAAACAACAGAGGTTACAACAAGTATTTGAAAATTGAAGGCGAGATAAAAGTAACCATAGATAGGGACAAATTTGAGAAAGATAAAAAATGGGACGGTCTAAAAGGGTATATTACCAATTGCAGCTTGAACTCTGAAGAAATAATCAATAACTACAAAAACTTGTGGCATATTGAAAAGGCTTTCAGGATGTCGAAAACAGATTTAAGGATACGTCCTATCTACCATCGAAAAAGAAAAAGGATCGAAGCCCATATTTGTTTGTCATTTGTCGCTTATTCTATATACAAAGAGCTCGAGAGGGTATTAAAAATAGAAAAATACCCTTTGTCGGTAGAGAAAGCGGCCGAGCTAACACACAACATGTATCA
- a CDS encoding IS982 family transposase produces MISDTKIIEIFCNLDDFMKEFDTVLTQNSISDTSLPKKRHRKSKMSKSEVMTIMVIFHLKSYRNLKHFYLFYVCKHMEDFFPETVSYNRFVELQKQVIRPLAVYLKLRGLGKCSGISFIDSTAIKVCHYKREKQHQVFKGIAEKSYGTLGWFYGFKLHLVCNDKGQIVDFLITKANVDDRYPLKNKNFHDKIFGKIYGDKGYLGKDLFDRLFVDGIHLVTKLRKNMKKKALDFMDTVYLRKRAIIESVNDVLKNTCQIEHSRHRSFDNFIGNLIAGLTAYSFLDTKPSIKIQRFLPNLSVA; encoded by the coding sequence ATGATTTCTGACACTAAAATTATTGAAATTTTTTGTAATCTAGACGATTTTATGAAAGAATTTGATACTGTTTTAACTCAAAACAGTATTTCAGACACTTCACTACCAAAAAAACGCCACCGAAAGTCAAAAATGAGTAAAAGTGAAGTGATGACCATTATGGTTATTTTTCACTTAAAATCCTACCGTAATTTAAAACACTTTTATCTTTTTTACGTGTGTAAACACATGGAAGATTTTTTTCCTGAAACCGTTTCCTATAATCGCTTTGTAGAATTACAAAAACAAGTAATTAGACCCTTAGCTGTGTATCTAAAACTTCGCGGATTAGGTAAATGCTCGGGCATATCTTTTATTGATTCTACCGCTATTAAAGTGTGTCACTACAAAAGAGAAAAACAACATCAAGTATTTAAAGGCATAGCCGAAAAAAGCTACGGAACATTGGGCTGGTTTTATGGTTTTAAGCTACATTTAGTTTGTAATGACAAAGGTCAAATAGTTGATTTTTTGATTACTAAAGCCAATGTAGATGACAGATACCCTTTGAAAAACAAAAACTTTCATGATAAAATATTTGGGAAAATATATGGCGATAAAGGCTATTTGGGAAAAGATTTATTTGACAGATTATTTGTTGACGGTATTCATCTGGTCACCAAATTGAGGAAGAATATGAAAAAGAAAGCTCTCGATTTTATGGATACAGTCTATCTTAGAAAAAGAGCTATTATTGAATCGGTAAATGATGTGTTAAAAAACACTTGTCAAATAGAACATTCTAGGCATCGATCCTTTGATAATTTTATTGGAAATTTAATCGCTGGTTTAACTGCTTATTCTTTTCTTGATACTAAACCAAGTATTAAAATTCAAAGATTTTTACCTAATTTGAGCGTTGCTTAA